Part of the Plasmodium chabaudi chabaudi complete apicoplast genome, isolate CB, DNA form A genome is shown below.
TTATAGAATTAATTTTATTAATAGTAAATTTTATATTATTTATACTAATAAATGGTTAACAAAATTAGATATAAAATATATTATTAAAAATATATTTAAATCTAATAAAAATATTAAAATAAATAATATAAATAAGGAAAATACTTTAAAAATATATTTTATAAAATTAAAATGATATTAAAATTAAAAAAATATAATAGTTATAAATATTTAAAAAATTTTGGTAAAAATAATAAAGGATATATTACTATTTATAATAAAGGTGGTGGTAAATTAAAGTATCAATATAAATTGATTGATTTTTGGTATGATAATTATAATATTGATATAAATTATAAAATATTTTTATTTAAAAAAATAAAAACTTATTTTAAAAATAGTTATATTGGATGCATTTTATATTTATCATATAAATTTAATTATTTACAAAAATATATAGTTTTAAATCATAATTATATATTAAATTCAATTTATTATATAACAAATATAAATAATATAAGATTAGGTAGTTATATACAATTAAAATATTGTAAATTAGGAACATATATTTATAATATATCTTATAATAATAAAGGTAGTATTTTTGCTAGATCGGCGGGTACATATGCTCAAATTTTAATTTTTTATAAAAATTTAGTATATATAAAATTACCTTCTAAAAAATTTAAATATATTAATTATAATAATTTTTGTTATATAGGAATTAATAGTAATATTTTATATAATAAATTTAAAATAAAAAATTCAGGTTATAATATTTTTTATAATAAAAGACCTAAAGTAAGAGGTAAGGCGAAAAATGTATGTGATCATCCTCATGGTGGTGGTAAAGGTAAAACAAGTATAGGTCGTAAATATCCTTGTTCTAAAAAAGGATTACATTCTAAAGGATATAAAACAAAAAAAATTTAAATTATTAAATTTATAAATTATGATTAAACTATATTGGTTAAAAGTATCATTAAATAATAAATATATATTTATTAATTTGAATAATAAATATAATAGAAATATTATATTAACTATATATAATAAAAATTTATATATTTATAAAAAATTATTAAATTTATATATAAAAATTTATAATGGATATAAATTTATACCTATTTATATAAATAAATATAAATTATATAAAAAAATAGGTAATTTTATATATACAAAGTATATAAAATATAATATAAAAGAATTAGTGTTAAATTAATATATATAATGGGACAAAAAGTTCATCCTTTAATTTTTAGAAGTTTAATTTTTAAAAATTATATAAATAATTTTTATATTAATATAAGTAAAAATAAATATTATTTAATAAATTTATTATTAATTTATTTATTATATTATAATTTTTATAATATATGTTATTTAAAAAATAATTATGTTGATATAAATATAAATTTATATATTAATAAATTTATAATTGTATTATTATTTTATAATAATTTAAAATATAATATTATAAATTTAAAATATATATTTATATTATTAAATTATTTTAATTATTATTATTATAAAATATATAATTATTTATGTATTTTGAAAATAAAATATACTAATAATATAAATATTATAATATTTTATATAAAACAATATTATATAAAATATAAATCATTAAGATTAGTATTTGATTATTTATATAATAATTTATTAAAAAAATATAATTATAATATTAAAGGATTAAAAATAAAATTTTCTGGTTGTTTTAAAAATAGTTTAAAAACTAAAGTAGAAATATATACATATGGAAATATATCTTTAAGTACTTTAACTAATAAAATTAAATATATTAATGATATTATAAATACTAAATATGGTATTTTAAGTATAAAAGTATGGATTAATATATAATTTAATTTATTTGTAAATATGATTAATAATATAAGAAAAACACAGAGAGGAAGAATAAAAGGAAATTTTAATTTAAAATTTTTAAAATTATATTGGGGTATAATATCTTTAACTTCTGGATTTTTAACTAGTAAACAATTTGATACTTCTAAATTTATAATAAATAAATACATAAAAAAAATAGGTTATTATAATATATATATACAATGTATAAAATCAATGACTAAAAAATCTTTAAAAACAAGAATGGGAGCTGGTAAAGGTCCTATTGAGTTATATGTTTGTAAGATAAAAAGAAAAAAATTGTTATTTGATATTAGTTATGTTTCTGTGGATATTATTTATAAAATAACAAAAATTTTATCATATAAATTAAATTTAAAATTACAATATATAAAAAAAATAATTTAATAATATTATGATAATAAAAATAGGATATGTAATAAAAAAAATATGTTATAATATAAAAATAATTTGTATTTCTTATTATAAATATTCATATATATATAAAAAATTATTATTATGTAATAAATATATAAAGGTATATGATAGAAGAAATGAAATTATAATAAATGATTATGTATTAATTAAATATTATAAAAAAAGTAAATTTTGTAATAATAAAATAATAAAAATTTTATGATATATTTAAATAGTATATTAGATGTTTTAGATAATAGTGGTATATTAAAGTTTAAATATATAAATACTTTAAATAAATCAAAAAATATAAAATATGGAGATATACTTATTGGTGTAGTATATAAGTTATATAATAATAATTTATATAAAAAATCAGATAAATGTAAAGGTATTTTAGTTCAATATAAGCATTTTATTAATTTAAAATTATATTATTCAATTAAATTTAATAAAAATGCAGTTATAATTTTAAATAATGATTTAAATTCTGTCGGTACTAAAAGTAATTCAATTATATTGAAATATATAAAATATAAACCTAATATAAATATAAAAAAATTAAAAATTAAATATATTTGATGATATTAAGATTATTAAATAAAATAAAGTATAATTTCAAATTAAATAAAAATTTTATATTGTATAAATTTAATAAAATTATTTATTATTTAATTATATTATTATATAATTATAATTATATATTAAAATTTTATATTATTATTATAAATAATAGATATTATATTTTTATAATTTTAAATAAATATAAAAAAATTATATATTTAAAAGTTTATATAAAATATAATCAATTATTTTATATAAATTATAATAAATTAATATCTTTTATAAAATTGAATAAATATTTTAAAGGTTTATTAGTAATATATTCATGTAAATATAAATTTATTACACATATATTGTCATTAAAATATAAAATAGGTGGTATTTTAATATGTTATATTTTTTAAGTAAATATGAAAATTATAAATAAAGATGTTAAATTATAAAAAGTATATTTTTTTTTATAATAATAATATTAATAAAAACGATATTTATTATTATTTAGTTTTAGATAAAAAATTTTTTAATTATATATATATAATATATAATAAAAAAAATAAAAATATTATTAATTATATATATATATTAAATTATATTTATATATTATTTTTTAATAATAATTTATTTTATTTATTAAATAAAATATATAAATATAATTTTTATAATATTTATATTATTAATAATAATATATTTAAATTAATTTTAACTATTATTGGTATAAATTATAAATTTTATTATTTAAAAAAATATAATATTTTAATTTTTAAATTAAAATATAATCATAAAATTATTATTAAATTACCTAATATTATATTATGTAATATTTATATTAATAAAAATGTAATTGAATTATGTAGTTATAATTTATTTATATTAAATTCTATAGGTAAATTAATAAATTCTTTTCAATTTATAAATAAATATAAAGAATTAGGAATAAAGTTAAATATTTAATTAAAATATATGAGAAATATTTTATTAAAGAAAAAATTATATAATAGTAAAAATATTTATATTTTATATTATATTTTAATAATATTTAAAAGTATTTTTATTATTTTATTTAATAGTAAATATAATGTGAATTATTATTTATATAATAAAATTTATAATTTATTTATTATATATATAAAATTATATTATATTATAAATAATATATATTATAATAATAATTATTATTATATATATAATATGAATTATATATATTTTTATATTTATAAATATAATAGTTTAAATAATAAAATTAATATAATTTATAATAATATAAATATTATAGAAAAAATAATAGATATTAAAAAAATTTCTTATACAATAAAAAAAGGAAGAATTAAGAGATATAAAGTTATAGTATTAACAGGTAATAAACAAGGTTGGGTAGGTATAGGAATAGGAAAAAATGTAAATTTAAATAAGGCTATTTTATCTTCAAAAGTTAATAGTTTAAATAATATATATTACTTTAAATACTCAATGTTAAATATGTATAAATTGAAGTATATTTATATAAATTATAATAATATTTTTTTAAAATTACAATTTAAAATTTGCAATTATTTAAATATACGTTTTTTATTATTTAAATATTTATTTGAATGTTTAGGATATTTAAATTGTAAAATTATTATATATTATAATATTATAAATAATAAATATAATTTATTAAATAAAATATTATTAATATTATTTAATTTATTATGATAATTTATTTAAATAAGAGTTTATATTTAATATATATTTTAAAATATATAAATGGATTAAATTTATATAATATTAATTTATTATTAAATATGAGTAATATAAGTATTTTTAATATAAAGAATAATATATTTAGAATAAAATTTAGTTTATATAGATTGAATTTATATATTCATAAAATATTTAAAATTAAAATTAATAATATTATTAATAATAAAATTAAAAAGTTAAATATAAAATAGATGAAAAAACGTTCTTCAATAAAAAAAATATGTAATAATTGTCAATTAATAAGACGTTTTAAAAAATTACATATTATTTGTAAAAATAAAAAACATAAACAAACACAATGAATACAAATTATATTATTTTTTTATATTTTAAATTAACTTTAAAAAATACATTAGTAACTATTTCTAAATATAAACAATTAAATTTTAAATATATATTTATTAAAAATATAAAAAGTATATCTTGTGGTTGTTTAAAAAATTTTAAAAATAGATTAAAAAGTACTATAGTAGCAAATAATATATTAACTATAAATATTATAAAATATTTAATTAATAAAAATTTATATAAAATAAATGTTATTTTTAATGGTATTAATTCTTATAGAATTCATATATTAAAATTATTATTAAATATTAAATATAAAAATAAAAAATTAAATATAAATAAATTATTTGATATAACTTCTATACCATATAATGGATGTAAAATTTCTAAAAGAAAATATTAATTATAATGTTAACAATTACTAAATTATTATATAAAAAAAAAATAAAATCATTTAAAAAAATTAAAAAGTATAATAATTATTTATTAAATAGCCCTCAAAAAAAAGGTATTGTATTAAAAATTTTGATTAAAACTCCTAAAAAACCAAACTCAGCTTTAAGAAAAGTTGCTAAAATAAAATTATCTAATAATAAAGAATTATTAGCTTATATACCAGGAGAAGGTAAATCTGTTCAAGAGCATAATTTTGTTTTAATTAAAGGTGGTAGAGTTAAAGATCTACCTGGAATTAGATATAAAGTTATAAGAGGAGCATTAGATGCTATAGGAGTTAAAAATAGAAAAACATCAAGGTCTAAATATGGAGCTAAAAAAATTTAAAAGTTTATGTATGAAATGACAGTTTTGTTTAAATATTTTATTAAAATATTTTTAAAAAAAGGTAAATTAAATAAAAGTATAAAATTATTAATATATATATTATATTTATTAAAAAAAATTACTAATAAATTTGGTATAATTATTTTTAATAAAGCTATAAAAAATTTATTATTACCATTTTCATTTTATAAAATTAAAATTAATACAATTAAATATAATATTCCTATTATAATATCTTATAATAAGTCTATTTTTAATGTATATAAATTATTTATTAAAATAATACAAAATAAAAATACTTTATTATATAAAATTATTTGTAAATATTTAATTTTAAGTTATAATAAAGAAGGGGATTTATACAAAATGAAATTAAATTTTATAAAACAATTTATATCAAATAGAACTTATATATATTTATTAAATAAAAAAACAATAAAAATTTGATTATATTATTATTTATATAATTATTATAAATATATTTTTAAAATATGAATAATAAATTATTTATAAGAAATAAACAACATATAAATTTAGGTACTATAGGTCACGTTGATCATGGTAAAACTACTTTAACAACAGCTATATCTTATTTATTAAATTTACAAGGATTATCAAAGAAATATAGTTATTCTGATATAGATTCTTCTCCAGAAGAAAAAATAAGAGGTATAACTATAAATACAACACATATTGAATATGAAA
Proteins encoded:
- the rps12 gene encoding small subunit ribosomal protein 12 (Rps12), with amino-acid sequence MLTITKLLYKKKIKSFKKIKKYNNYLLNSPQKKGIVLKILIKTPKKPNSALRKVAKIKLSNNKELLAYIPGEGKSVQEHNFVLIKGGRVKDLPGIRYKVIRGALDAIGVKNRKTSRSKYGAKKI
- the rpl14 gene encoding large subunit ribosomal protein 14 (Rpl14) — encoded protein: MIYLNSILDVLDNSGILKFKYINTLNKSKNIKYGDILIGVVYKLYNNNLYKKSDKCKGILVQYKHFINLKLYYSIKFNKNAVIILNNDLNSVGTKSNSIILKYIKYKPNINIKKLKIKYI
- the rps11 gene encoding small subunit ribosomal protein 11 (Rps11) — its product is MNTNYIIFLYFKLTLKNTLVTISKYKQLNFKYIFIKNIKSISCGCLKNFKNRLKSTIVANNILTINIIKYLINKNLYKINVIFNGINSYRIHILKLLLNIKYKNKKLNINKLFDITSIPYNGCKISKRKY
- the rpl36 gene encoding large subunit ribosomal protein 36 (Rpl36), translated to MKKRSSIKKICNNCQLIRRFKKLHIICKNKKHKQTQ
- the rpl6 gene encoding large subunit ribosomal protein 6 (Rpl6), whose product is MLNYKKYIFFYNNNINKNDIYYYLVLDKKFFNYIYIIYNKKNKNIINYIYILNYIYILFFNNNLFYLLNKIYKYNFYNIYIINNNIFKLILTIIGINYKFYYLKKYNILIFKLKYNHKIIIKLPNIILCNIYINKNVIELCSYNLFILNSIGKLINSFQFINKYKELGIKLNI
- the rps3 gene encoding small subunit ribosomal protein 3 (Rps3), whose product is MGQKVHPLIFRSLIFKNYINNFYINISKNKYYLINLLLIYLLYYNFYNICYLKNNYVDININLYINKFIIVLLFYNNLKYNIINLKYIFILLNYFNYYYYKIYNYLCILKIKYTNNINIIIFYIKQYYIKYKSLRLVFDYLYNNLLKKYNYNIKGLKIKFSGCFKNSLKTKVEIYTYGNISLSTLTNKIKYINDIINTKYGILSIKVWINI
- the rps5 gene encoding small subunit ribosomal protein 5 (Rps5), with the translated sequence MRNILLKKKLYNSKNIYILYYILIIFKSIFIILFNSKYNVNYYLYNKIYNLFIIYIKLYYIINNIYYNNNYYYIYNMNYIYFYIYKYNSLNNKINIIYNNINIIEKIIDIKKISYTIKKGRIKRYKVIVLTGNKQGWVGIGIGKNVNLNKAILSSKVNSLNNIYYFKYSMLNMYKLKYIYINYNNIFLKLQFKICNYLNIRFLLFKYLFECLGYLNCKIIIYYNIINNKYNLLNKILLILFNLL
- the rps7 gene encoding small subunit ribosomal protein 7 (Rps7), whose protein sequence is MTVLFKYFIKIFLKKGKLNKSIKLLIYILYLLKKITNKFGIIIFNKAIKNLLLPFSFYKIKINTIKYNIPIIISYNKSIFNVYKLFIKIIQNKNTLLYKIICKYLILSYNKEGDLYKMKLNFIKQFISNRTYIYLLNKKTIKI
- the rpl16 gene encoding large subunit ribosomal protein 16 (Rpl16) produces the protein MINNIRKTQRGRIKGNFNLKFLKLYWGIISLTSGFLTSKQFDTSKFIINKYIKKIGYYNIYIQCIKSMTKKSLKTRMGAGKGPIELYVCKIKRKKLLFDISYVSVDIIYKITKILSYKLNLKLQYIKKII
- a CDS encoding hypothetical protein (ORF91), giving the protein MIIYLNKSLYLIYILKYINGLNLYNINLLLNMSNISIFNIKNNIFRIKFSLYRLNLYIHKIFKIKINNIINNKIKKLNIK
- the rpl2 gene encoding large subunit ribosomal protein 2 (Rpl2) produces the protein MILKLKKYNSYKYLKNFGKNNKGYITIYNKGGGKLKYQYKLIDFWYDNYNIDINYKIFLFKKIKTYFKNSYIGCILYLSYKFNYLQKYIVLNHNYILNSIYYITNINNIRLGSYIQLKYCKLGTYIYNISYNNKGSIFARSAGTYAQILIFYKNLVYIKLPSKKFKYINYNNFCYIGINSNILYNKFKIKNSGYNIFYNKRPKVRGKAKNVCDHPHGGGKGKTSIGRKYPCSKKGLHSKGYKTKKI
- the rps17 gene encoding small subunit ribosomal protein 17 (Rps17), which encodes MIIKIGYVIKKICYNIKIICISYYKYSYIYKKLLLCNKYIKVYDRRNEIIINDYVLIKYYKKSKFCNNKIIKIL
- the rpl23 gene encoding large subunit ribosomal protein 23 (Rpl23), whose amino-acid sequence is MKEIILNFCLNNIFYRINFINSKFYIIYTNKWLTKLDIKYIIKNIFKSNKNIKINNINKENTLKIYFIKLK
- the rps19 gene encoding small subunit ribosomal protein 19 (Rps19), encoding MIKLYWLKVSLNNKYIFINLNNKYNRNIILTIYNKNLYIYKKLLNLYIKIYNGYKFIPIYINKYKLYKKIGNFIYTKYIKYNIKELVLN
- the rps8 gene encoding small subunit ribosomal protein 8 (Rps8); this encodes MILRLLNKIKYNFKLNKNFILYKFNKIIYYLIILLYNYNYILKFYIIIINNRYYIFIILNKYKKIIYLKVYIKYNQLFYINYNKLISFIKLNKYFKGLLVIYSCKYKFITHILSLKYKIGGILICYIF